One Vigna unguiculata cultivar IT97K-499-35 chromosome 7, ASM411807v1, whole genome shotgun sequence genomic region harbors:
- the LOC114191908 gene encoding probable fructokinase-5: MSGSADPLVISFGEMLIDFVPDTSGVSLAESPAFIKAPGGAPANVACAIAKLGGNAAFIGKVGDDEFGRMLVDILRKNKVNTDGVCFDTEARTALAFVTLRKDGEREFMFYRNPSADMLLAESELNTGLIKKAKVFHYGSISLISEPCRSAHLAAMKVARESGALLSYDPNVRLPLWPSEEAARSGIKSIWFDADFIKVSDDEVQFLTQGDPEKEDVVMSLWHDKLKLLLVTDGEKGCRYYTKNFKGRVNGFSVKAIDTTGAGDSFVGALLTAVAKDTSIFENEQKLREALTFANGCGAICTTVKGAIPALPTAEEASKFISNSKAS; this comes from the exons atGTCAGGCTCAGCAGATCCATTAGTGATATCATTCGGTGAGATGCTCATCGACTTTGTTCCTGACACATCTGGTGTCTCCTTGGCTGAGTCTCCTGCTTTTATCAAAGCCCCTGGAGGTGCTCCTGCTAATGTTGCTTGTGCCATAGCCAAACTTGGTGGCAATGCTGCTTTCATCGGCAAG GTGGGAGATGATGAGTTTGGAAGGATGCTTGTTGATATTTTGAGGAAAAACAAAGTGAACACTGATGGTGTTTGCTTTGATACGGAGGCAAGAACTGCTTTGGCTTTTGTGACATTGAGGAAAGATGGAGAGAGGGAGTTCATGTTTTATAGAAATCCCAGTGCAGATATGTTGCTGGCGGAGTCAGAATTGAATACGGGTTTGATCAAGAAGGCTAAGGTATTTCATTATGGATCCATTAGCCTGATATCAGAGCCATGCAGATCAGCACACTTGGCTGCCATGAAAGTTGCTAGAGAAAGTGGTGCTTTGCTCTCCTATGATCCAAATGTGAGGCTTCCCTTGTGGCCTTCTGAGGAGGCTGCTAGGTCTGGAATCAAGAGCATATGGTTTGATGCCGACTTCATCAAG GTGAGTGATGACGAAGTTCAATTCCTAACCCAAGGTGATCCTGAGAAGGAGGATGTTGTAATGTCTCTGTGGCACGACAAATTGAAATTGCTTCTTGTCACTGATGGAGAGAAGGGTTGCAGATATTACACCAAG AACTTCAAAGGAAGGGTAAATGGATTTTCAGTGAAGGCAATTGACACAACTGGTGCTGGTGATTCTTTTGTGGGTGCACTTCTCACAGCTGTGGCCAAAGACACTTCCATATTTGAG AAtgaacaaaaattgagagagGCTTTGACGTTTGCGAATGGTTGTGGAGCAATTTGCACAACAGTGAAGGGTGCAATTCCTGCACTGCCAACTGCAGAAGAGGCTTCCAAATTTATTTCCAACTCTAAAGCCTCATAG
- the LOC114190558 gene encoding uncharacterized protein LOC114190558 — MASSFVGTLFPNNFTQTKHSAFPLSTRHPTKRRLHLTTVAESMTTVIEKLGIKIERNPPESKLTQLGVRKWPKWGCPPSKFPWTYEAKETCYLLEGKVKVFPSGSNESVEIAAGDLVVFPKGMSCTWDVSVGVDKHYKFE; from the exons ATGGCATCATCATTTGTGGGTACTTTATTTCCCAACAACTTCACACAAACCAAACACTCAGCTTTTCCTTTAAGTACAAGACATCCAACAAAGAGGAGACTGCACTTAACAACAGTAGCAGAGAGCATGACTACTGTCATAGAGAAACTGGGCATCAAAATTGAGAGAAACCCTCCTGAGTCCAAGCTCACTCAACTGGGTGTTAGGAAATGGCCCAA ATGGGGATGCCCTCCAAGCAAATTCCCATGGACATATGAAGCCAAAGAGACTTGCTATCTTCTGGAAGGAAAAGTGAAGGTGTTTCCTAGTGGGTCAAATGAATCAGTTGAAATTGCTGCTGGTGACTTGGTTGTGTTTCCCAAAGGGATGAGTTGCACTTGGGATGTGTCTGTTGGTGTGGACAAGCactataaatttgaataa